ATCTCACACATGGGTGCCCAAATGACTACGTAGCCTATGCAACCAAAAGTGACTACATGACATGATCATGCAAAACaaacttttctattttataGACATATTGGCCCCCAACCATACATATTGATGTGTATATTTATTCACATAACACTGTTAATTTAATCTTATCCCATCCCCCTTTTCATAACACTTATAACGCTTATGGTTCTTCtttcagaaagtcactcaatgtTCTTAGTTGAGTGATCAATTAGTTGCAAGAACTTTAATTATTGAACAAACTAAAATTTTCTCCAGGTTCCTATTAACCTAATGCTTGTGAAATAGTAGATTTGAATCCACAATTTTTAAATAGatgaatttattaaaaaattaacctcataaaatttaaattctgaattcgtCTTTATTCCGGCTAACAATTCTTTAGATAGGTAATAGGTGAAAGTCTTGTGATCAAtcctttcttctttatttttacttttttaatctCTTTTAAGTAAATAACATCTATAGACTTATATTGTAATGCCTATGACTAAGGTtgtaaaaaaaacacaaatagcTTCTTGATGCTTCAAATACTTAGGCTACATGTTAtttaaaattgatgaaaattacTAACTTACATAAAAAGCTAATTTCTATGGTCACTAAAGTACCAATAAAGATTTGGTGCTTGATCAACAGAGTAAATGTTGCAAGAATCCTCTGTTGTAAAACCATTTTGCTCCTCAATTCTCCCAACACCTTGTTGCTGCTGCtgattattactattattattattattattattattattataaggtCTCATTGATGATGATGTAGAATTACTTGCCCTTGGATCCATTAACTGTGTGTATGTTGATGAAGATAATGACAAATGATCAAGGGCATTATTGTAAGATGACACTTTAGGCATTAATTGTTGATATTTGAGTGTTGAAATGTTGTAATTTTCTTCATTCATCACTCCACTTGAATCACTATCTGATGATCCATCTTTTGAATCTGATGAATTCTTCAACTTATTCAGAATTTCTTGTTGCCTTTGAAATACAGGGGATAATAATGTTTCCTCTCCTAGCTTCTCTTTCAGTCCTTTTAACTGCAATTTCGATAATAACCACAATCATAGTGTCAGCTAAAAAATCCGGTACATAAAACACCATTGTGCATAAGCATAAATGACTCAACTCATTAAGCGTTCACCTTCACGATTttagacaagtaaaaatagaCGGAGGGAGGGAGTATTAGATAAGGAAATGTGGAAGATTTATAATTACCTCAGTAAGCAAGCCTTCTTTTTCATGTTCAACTTTGGTGTAATTATGTTGAAGAGCTTCATAATTGGACTTGAGAATGTTATAATCTCTTTCTAATTGCTTAGTCTTCCAACGGGCGCGGCGATTTTGGAACCAAATTGCAATTTGTCTTGGTTGCAGGCCTATTTCTTGTGcaatttttacttttctatCAGGATCAAGTTTGTTATCAACTTCGAAAATTTTCTCCAGTGCTTGAACTTGATCCACTCTTAACCTCCTTTTCTTCCCTGTTCCACATCCACTTTCTTCTATCCCATCTTCATCTTCCAATCCATCTAACATTGCCTGAAATTCATTGCTATATCCCAAATTCTCTGTATTTTTCTCTGCAATgtaacacacacacaaaaaaaaaagaaagaaaacaatgatCAGTCAGTCCTATTAGAAATTCATTGGACTTAAACGTCTATTACTTCATTTACTTTATATCCTGTTATTTGttatcatattttcttgtaAGATTCGAGGGTCCATCGAAAACAGCTTTCCTAGCCTCAAAGGTAAAGTAAGTTTTTGTGTACATTCGCTGACTATTTTCATATGTAGTATTGTGAATAAATCTTATTAACACAAATACGAAGTTTGAACTAGAGTTActgaattttatgaaatttgtaGGTTTAAGGCGGGCTTTGAAAGCCTCGGCCCTAAACTAGAGaaggatttaacttatatatatactgatagTGTAATAATTACCTTCAGTTGGATAAAGCAATTTGCCAGAAGAATCTGAGAAACTGAACCTCTTCATGATGATAAGATTAGTTTTTCTCCTTAATTCTTTGGTTTGACAAAAACAGAATTGACAGGACTTGAAAATTTGTAATGTGAAACTTGAAATTGTTGAAAGGAATTATACAAAAACACCAAATCTTTGTATAGTGATGTTTTAGAATAGCACAATCATAAGCtaaaacaagaaaattaaaagacgtggatatgaataaaagaaagaaaaaggggtAAACTCAATagcaataaagaaaaaaatacaaattaaaggGACATGCTTTTCATCATTAACCAATcaatctaataaaataaataggaagaagaagagaagaagaagctaagaaagagaaaagagaagactCTGtatgagagaaaaataaaagagtttatatggtttttttttttccttttcaaaggTATGGACCAACAGTAGTTTTATATATGCTGCCCAGCTATATATCTTCTTTTAATGATGTGAAATGactttttataatttgacaattactactactactactattttttttccacaattatttttttatatattctttcttttgatttttatgtCTTTCAAACTGTGAAATTTGAATCCAATTGTCCAGTTGGCTCCAGAAAGTCCAACTGCATGCTAGTTTTTTCAGATCTAATTTTAGAACAAGACAATCAACAAATTGTTTTGCAACATACATAAATTTGCTATTTTAATATTTCCATTTGCATGAGGACCTTAATTGGtgcattttttaagaaaatttcaattgattttagaaTTTCGTTAAGCTGAAGGGAGCTTTGGAGTAACGGTAGAGTATAACCTACATGTATGACTTGAGCTGTGAAAGCAGTTATTAATGTTAGTATTATGATAGATTGTTACTATCACATTCTATATCGTGAGTGAACACGAAATAGTTGATGCACCATATTGTCTTTTTATGTAATAGAAGTTATTGTTTCTTGATTTGAAAGTTTATCCAGTAACAAGCTTTACAGTACGGGTGAACTTCAGTTAGTCATATATAAGAGAAGGAATAAACTTCATCAATTGGGCACAAGAATAGGTAACCTagaagtttaaaatttattcatGACGTTATCATATATAGGCAAATGCACACAAATTCTGTGATCTGCAATTTTGTATGACAGTCTCCACAACTAACCACCCATGTATAATCCAACCTAGATAAGCATATACTAATATTATACTAATAGAATCACGGAAGATAAGCATATACTAATATTATACTAATAGAATCACGGTTTATTCGTCGTTTACAGTGACGGAATCAAAAATTTTATAGACAATATAATTATTTGCCTGAAAAGGACTTCGGATGGATTTCTTGGCCCTACTTGCTCTGCCAGTACGGAGAGTTTATTATTCATATAATATTAAGgaaaaagggtctgaaaaatattccaactttggccgaaattgatGTTACAATACCAaattttatggaggaccttttacccctgcactttttaatagtgtattttaaaggtatatatgtgcccatgTGGACACgctactatttataatgatgcaatatttatgatgtccacgtggacacatatatacatttaaaatacactattaaagaGTGCAGGGGTAAAAtgtcctttccaaagttcggtATTGTTATAATAATTTCAATCAAAGTTCGGTATTGTTACAGACTTTTCCCCCAAATATTAATGTGTTTTAACCTAAGGTAGTAgataactaattattttatttatttagattataCTAGACACACTTATTAGAGACAATTACTTAAATATGTTCTTTAATTAGTTACCTAATAGTATAGATATCTTTTTACCGTATCagcatacaaaataaaattcaagaattgtACATAGTAGTGGATCCAGTACATAAGTTTATGGGTTGTCAGTTGctgaaaaattatataatatgcATATAGGGTGTTTACGGGTCGGTTTGGATCGTTTATtggttaaaattaaaatcaaatcaacttaatcggttttaaaattatcaaaaccaaatcaaaccaaatataatatatatttatcggtttggttgttaTCGATTTCGGTTCagttcggtttggtttggttatttgGTTATTAACcatagacaaaaataaaagaacaattcattcaaaacgtgaaaaaagtgacaacaatccatttaaaacgaaaatagttagaatgactgacattgatattttcaatcttataaagaattgtcatagacacattcatatacataaaaccaataagataaatatactcaccttggacattttatctttcataagtaaattataaataattttttgatgaaaacacatataagatctttaaaattatttataaaaataatttattatgtatgtataataataaaatatatgtatataatttgtcggttcggttcggttatttttttggtttttttttaacaaaatcataaccaacCCATATTCTATCagttttttaaaatctaaaaccaaaccataCCTAAcccaaataaaaattgatttatttaatcgatttgattcaatttttagatttggatcggtttttatccaagtCGTGAACACCCCTATATGCATATATGGAAATCGGTTCAGAACTAACTAATAATATAAACCTTATGATTTTTAGTAATAaacttattgtatttttaaaaatattaccccttatttttgtaattttagtAGATTTAATTCTTACCTATAAATTTATGATCCAACTCAAAAGTActtatgtttagggtttagataAAACCACGATATCGTAATGCTACATCCACCTCAATGTATAAGttaaatattactttttatatCTATATAGTAAATCTTACTTAGTCGAGTATAGATTCTGTAACActccagaaaaaaaaattgaactaagGCTCGAatcgttcttcgtagtgagtgagattttatcaaggaattaaaaatttctcaAGTATTAAGGCCAgatcactagatgtagcaccttgagttccaaaaagaactaaattggaaatagcaaaatctgaaattttgcaagttaagcttagtataagttttgggtccacttcaaacgaccataactcatagctcaggatgagttacgTGTGATACCatataccgtaggaaatatctttgaattatctttccaacgtctccgagtttgctcagtttcgagttcgtatgagggagatatgtctattagaagttgggttgtctagataagaaaagtcaaaaccggattttagagggatattttggtcttttccttacccaatcagatttatttcatttttagtaatgttttaggggtctaatcctattagctTCAgctttataatcctaatatacgcctagggttttagttgagagttcaagaagagaaaagaagggaaaataggagaaaagatGAGAGGATCAAAGCGTTTGTCGAGAGTCTTGcattttgttgcggattttcgccatggattcaatccctaagaggtatgtaagcttccatagtgttgggtttgttcacccacacgccaaacatgttattttcagcgcaaatttcattcttgaagttgaaagattagagttcttgataggtgttcttgaagttctttctaaatcttgttgtattggggttttgatgatttcttgaaatgatatttagtaatttgagtgttttttgagtagattagagtgtaattatgttaagtaatcgaatccaagtgattggggaagaaatcgttcgattctaggcgagttagggtgagaaaacgagcaaagaaagTCGTCGaagttttctgggttggggcctggcgtgtcacgccagccagagcgccccaaccaCTTCTCTGAACTTTAGGGGCTGGTACCCCAcaccactcagagcgccaggaTCGCCTGCCCCCACACGTTCTTCATCATTTTGtccgtttgagttctttcaaagggtACTTTTACTCCCCtttgattctaaacactctaaaATACTTCTAAACGCCTAAAATCatacctaacatgatcataaacttgaattcataattcaaatttaaggtagagttgagagttaagttttgagaattctttcaaacattctaagaaagtccctttgagtccttttgtggagtcttctacaacttttagtaacttgtttcaagactcaagtaagtgcgcatgagagtgaggagaatgtattcatgagtctactttgtcatcatgagatccttcatatcacgaaccataactcttgaattcataattcacattcaagaaagagttaaaagtagagttcaagaaagcttttgagttcaattgtgaatcctttgagatccataatcgatttgagttaagttttgagaaagtaagtatgagaatgagaagagtcgtatacatgagttccataatgtCATGTAGACCCTcaagttgagtcgttcatgcccataaattccgcatgaacttcataaatTGATTATCTAttagaggagtagtatcttcatgtcctaagtcttgagtattgagtttctaagccatttgagattatattcctaatcacggaactattacatgttaccaatgaagtccttgagttgggttattcatgtccataattctgcatgaaccctatcagtcaagcagtcttgagatgagaagtatctttgagtccttgagttgagtagttcatgctcataattccgcatgaatcctatgagttgagcattcttgaagtgagtggtatcattgaagttcttgagttccaagtattgagttatatctatggttattgaaaaccttgcattgagtcgttcacgtccataattcggcatgaaccatattttaaaaagccttttacaaacgttttaattttattttaagacttaagatTTGAGTTGACTAAAGATTAAGactaaagttcattttctttaaaatgatatatgggaactaagtatttcaagagcaaatgttttcacatttaagatgagaggaaactgagatttccaaaagagttttgagcagtttgagtaccatctcttttaagagaaagatttctgagtaattatctcaaatcaaagaaagaattatgtttttaaacatatgagctgagtattttgagagtagtattgagcaccgatatgagccataaaccatgtagccatcatgggtagaaaggatcatactttttagatgattccttagtgttttttagaatagactagtggatccatttgtTAAGGCGTCCTATGtgacggcaaagtataagacagttctggcagcgtgggcaaaacgttgtatcatcacttaggctcatagtggtggttgtcggttagagaaactcccacaaagttatattgtatttttatatacacattgaatattattgtatttttcaatacattgagttgctatctataGTTTTACAGGtttccatatatattgcatcttttactattggcttatccttgagtatcatgagttgagtctattgagttaagtatctaatctttga
Above is a window of Solanum stenotomum isolate F172 unplaced genomic scaffold, ASM1918654v1 scaffold34432, whole genome shotgun sequence DNA encoding:
- the LOC125852383 gene encoding homeobox-leucine zipper protein ATHB-6-like; translated protein: MKRFSFSDSSGKLLYPTEEKNTENLGYSNEFQAMLDGLEDEDGIEESGCGTGKKRRLRVDQVQALEKIFEVDNKLDPDRKVKIAQEIGLQPRQIAIWFQNRRARWKTKQLERDYNILKSNYEALQHNYTKVEHEKEGLLTELKGLKEKLGEETLLSPVFQRQQEILNKLKNSSDSKDGSSDSDSSGVMNEENYNISTLKYQQLMPKVSSYNNALDHLSLSSSTYTQLMDPRASNSTSSSMRPYNNNNNNNNNSNNQQQQQGVGRIEEQNGFTTEDSCNIYSVDQAPNLYWYFSDHRN